Proteins encoded together in one Urocitellus parryii isolate mUroPar1 chromosome 3, mUroPar1.hap1, whole genome shotgun sequence window:
- the Selenok gene encoding selenoprotein K, translating into MVYISNGQVLDSRSQSPWRLSLITDFFWGIAEFVVLFFKTLLQQDVKKRRGYGNSSDSRYDDGRGPPGNPPRRMGRINHLQGPSPPPMGGGUGR; encoded by the exons ATGGTTTACATCTCGAACG GACAAGTGTTGGACAGCCGGAGTCAGTCCCCATGGAGACTATCTTTGATAACAGATTTCTTTTGGGGAATAgctgagtttgtggttttgtt ttttaaaacTCTGCTTCAGCAAGatgtgaaaaaaagaagaggCTATGGAAACTCATCTGATTCCAGATATGATGATGGAAGAGg GCCACCAGGAAACCCTCCCCGAAGAATGGGTCGAATCAATCATCTCCAgggccccagccctcccccaatGGGTGGTGGATGAGGAAGGTAA